From the Manis pentadactyla isolate mManPen7 chromosome 6, mManPen7.hap1, whole genome shotgun sequence genome, the window atgttgatggagctgcagagaaatgtgcaagagctaagggatgaagtccggagggagctaacagaaatgaaacaatcaatcgaaggacttaagagcagactggatgaggtgcaagagattgttaatgaaatagaaatcagagaacaggaatacagagaagctgaggcagagagataaaaggatctctaggaatgaaaaaatatattaagagatcTGTgagaacaatccaaatggaacaatattcacattataggggtaccagaagaagagagagaaaaagggatagaaagtgtctttgaagaaataattgctgaaaacttccccaagctggggaaggaaatattctctcagaccatgaagcccacagatctcccaacacaagggacccaaggaggataataccaagacatataataattaaaatggcaaagataaaagacaaggacaagATATTAAAggcaccagagagagaaaaaagatctcctacaaaggaaaacccatcaggctatcatcagacttctcaacagaaaccttacaggccagaagagaatggcatgatatatttaatgcaatgaaacagaagggccttgaaccaagaatactctatccagcaagattatcattgaaatttgaaggagggattaaacaatttccagataagcaaaagtttagggaatttacctcacaaaaaccacctctacagggtattttaaagggactgatctagatggaagtactcctaaggctaaatagatgtcaccagagaaaataaaatcacagcaaagaaagcagatcaaccaaatactaactaaagtcaaaaaataaaatcaggtatccacaaaagcagtcaagggaaacacaaaagagtaaagaataaaacacctaacatataatgaTTGGAGGacgaagaataagaagggagagaaataaagaatcatcagactgtgtttataatagggTAATAAGTGAGTAAAAGTTAGGTGCtttgatagtaaagaagctactcctgaacctttggtaaccacgaatctaaacctgcaatggcagtaagtacacatctatcgataatcaccctaaatataaacagactgaatgcaccaatcaaaagacacagagtaatagaatggataaaaaagcaagacccatctatatgctgcttgcaagagactcacctcaaacccaaagacatgcacagactaaaagtgaagggatggaaaaagatattacatgcaaacactagggaaaaaagcaggtactgcagtacttgtatcaaacgaaatagacttcaaaacaaagaaagtaacaagagataaaataggacattacataatgataaagggggcaatccaacaagaggacataaccattataaatatctatgcacccaatacaggagcacccgcatatgtgaaacaagtacaggattaaaggaggaaaagaatgcaatgcattcaatacaccactcactctaaaggacagctcaaccagacagaagataagtaaggacacagaggcactgaacaacacactagaacacatgaacctaacagacatttagagaactctacacccaaaagtggcaggatacacgttcttctcaactgcacatggaacatttttcagaatagaccactatgaggccacaaaaaagagcctcagtaaattaaaaaagattgaaattctaccaaccaacttctcagatcacaagggtataaaactagaaataaattgtacaaagaaaacaaaaaggctcacaaagacatggaggcttaacaacatgctcctatataatcaatggatcaatgaccaaattaaaacagatgaagcaatatatggagacaaatgacaacaacagcacaatgccccaacttctgtgggatgcagtgaaggcagctctaagaggaaagtatatagcaatccactcCTATTTAGAGAAggcagaacaatcccaaatcaatagtataatgtcacaattactgaaactggaaaaaagaacaaataaggcctaaagtcagcagaaagagggacataataaagatcagagaagaaataaataaaattaagaagaattaaacaatagaaaaaaatcaatgaaaccaagagctggttctttgagaaaataaacaaaatacataacccctagccagacttttttttttgctctttaaaTAGAGAATTTATTACATCCATAGGCGATAAAATCCCAGAGCTACTGTTAGGCATGTAAACACAGACCctgctaaatatttaatattgtcaaGCTTGTGTGACTCGAGCATAGTTTTAAGGCCAGCGACCTCCGTGTCTTATCTTCCTGTCTGGGTGACGCCACGATCTTGCTGGGCATGAAATGccaccatttctttctttatttccagCAGCTTCCTTTCATTCAATGAATACAATTTCACTCTGCTCTTTTCTAGATTGAAGTCTAATTTGTTATCAGTTCGGACTTTGATCATTTCATCCATTACTTGTTGTTTTACCTGATGTAGttcaagtttcattttcttattttctgctctAAGGGCTGAAAATTCACTCCTCTCCAAAATAATCATATCTTTTTTCACATTAGCAATCTGAGACATTATTTGCTGAAGAGTGATCTCCTGCTGTGTCTTGGTGACCATGTCTTTGTAGACGATGTCCATGTTGGCCTCTACGGTCTTGACCAACACAGATACAATGATTTCTGCTTGTTGAGTAGTAAacccattttctttgagtaaacaCACCAAGGCATGAGTGCCAAAGTAGAGCTTCCTACTCCCAGAAGAGGTGAAATCTCTTGCTTTGTACTCCAGCTGCAGGCTCCCAGCAGAGGGGCTTATCTCTCTCCTTGAGGAAGCGAGGGCGGCCACCCGGCCGCGGCTCGGGCGGGAGACGCCGGTGGCACAGGCGATGCCCAGGACCAGCCCCGGCGGGCAGCTCCATGTGCCACCGCGCCGGGCCAGGGCAGCAgagccctagccagactttttaagagcaaaagagaatctacacacagaaacagaatcagaaatgggaaaggaaaaatcactatggatgccacagaaatacaaagaattattagagaatattatgaaaatctatatcctaacaagctggataactagaagaaatggacaactttctagaaaaatacaaccttccaagactgaccaaggaagaaacagaaaatctaaataggctaattaccagcaaagaaattgaatcggtaatcaaaaaactacccaagaatgaaatccctgggccagatggatacactgctgaattttatcagacatatagagaagacataatacccactctccttaaagttttccaaaaaatagaagaggagggaatactcccaaactcattctatgaggccagcatcactctaataccaaaaccagacaaagtccccacaaaaaaagaaaactaccaaccaatatccctgatgaatatagatgcagaaatacgcaacaaaatattagcaaactgaagtcaaaaatacatcaagaggatcatacaccatgatcaggtAGGTTTCAtctaaggatgcaaggatggtacagcattcaaaaatctatgaacatcatccaccacatcaacaaaaaggacaaaaaccacatgatcatctccatagatgctgaaaaacgatttgacaaaattcaagatccattcatgataaaaactctcaacagaatggatatagagggcatgtatcttaacataataaagaccatatatgacaaacccacagccaacatcatacttaacaatgagaaggtgaaagctttacacctaagatcgggaacaaggcagggatgcctaGTCTCCCCACTTATATTCAACGTAGTGCTGgggatcctagccacggcaatcagacaaaacagaaataaaaggcatccagattggtaatgaagaaatcaaactcactatttgcagatgacatgatattatacataaaaaaacctaaaaatccactcctaaactactagaactaatatctgaattcagcaaatttgcaggatacaaaattaatacacagaaagctgttgcattcctatacactaacgatgaagtagcagaaagggaaatcaggaaaacaattccattcacaattgcatcgaaaataataaaataccacagaataaacctaaccaagggagtgaaagacctataccctgaaaattacaagacactattaagagaaattaatgaggacactaataaatggaaattcatcccatgctcttggctgggaagaattaatattgtcaaaatggccatcctgcctaaagcaatctacagattcaatgcaatccctatcaaagtacctacagcattcttcaacaaactggaacaaatagttctaaaattcatatgggaccaccaaagactccgaataaccaaagcagtactgagaaggaagaataaagtgggagggatctcactccctgacttcaaactctactacaaagcgacagtaatcaagactatttggtactggcacaagaacagacccacagaccagtggaacagaatagggagtccagatattaacccaaacatgtatggttaattaatatatgataaaggagctatggatatacaatggggatatgacagcctcttcaacagctggtgtttgcaaaactgtaagagaatgaaactggatcattgtcaaccccatacacaaaagtaaacttgaaatagatcaaatatctgaatataagtcatgaaaccataaagctcttagaaaaaaacataggcaaaaatctcttggatataaacatgagcaagttctcaagaacatatctccttgggcaagggaaacaaaagcaaaaatgagcaagtgggactgtatcaagttgaaaagcttctgaacagcaaaggacaccatcaatagaacaaaaaggcatcctacagtatgggagaataaatgacatatccaataaagggttgatatccaaaatatataaagagctcacacacctcaacaaaccaaaagcaaataatccaagtaaAGAATGGGtagatgatctgaacagacacttctccaaagaagaaattcaggtggccaagaggcatatgaaaagatgctgcacattgctcatcatcagagaaatgcaaattaaaaccacaatgagatatcacctcacaccagtaaggatggccaccatccaaaagacaaacaacaacaaatgttggcaaggatgtggagaaagggttaccctcctacactgctggtggaaatgtgaataagttcaaccattttggaaagcagtatggaggttcctcaaaaaactaaaaatagaaataccatttgacccagaaattccactcctcagaatttaccctaagaatgaagcagcccagtttgaaaaagacagtatgcacccctatgtttattgtagcactattcacaatagccaagaaatggaagcaatctaagcgtccatcagtagatgaatggattaagaagaagtggtacatatacacaatggaatattattcagccataagaaagaaacaaatcctaccatttgcaacaacatggaaggaactagagggtattatgctcagtgaaataagccaggtggagaaagacaaatatcaggtgatttcactcatctgtggagtataagaacattgcaaaaactgaaggaacaaaacagcagcagactcacagaactcaagaatggactaacagttaccaaagtgaaaggcattggggaggatgggtggaaagggagggataaggggggaaaaaggtcattacgattagcacatataatgtagcggtgggggacacagggaaggcagtataacacagagaagacgtagtgattctatagcatctaactacactgttggacagtgactgtaatggggtatgtgggggggacttggtaatggggggagtctagtaaccataatgttgctcatgtaattgtacattaatgttaccaaaatttaaaaagtacctactatttcctccttttcattcagtttctttcttcacttttttttcttgatttcaatACTAATATgattattgtggaaaattttCAAACCtatataaaaatagagaaaatatagTAATGAATCCTCATCCAGCATCAACAATTATCAACACTCATTCAGCAGAGTTCCACCTGATCCTTTTTAAGGAAATCATAGATAATCATTTTCATGCAAATCATTTCAGAATGTATAAAAGAATATGTAAGTAACCTCAGTACCATCATCACCACTACAACCACTCATAATAATTTAATATCACGTGGTTTGTCAATGTTCAAAGGTCTCAActgtctgttttattttactattgttaAAATTGGGATTTAAACATTCCATTTAGTTGCTATatcttttctacctttttctcttttctccttataatttatttattgaaaatttttttaagattctggAGTTTCCCATTTGCAACCCTGTCATGTCATTTAACAAGCCTTGCATCCCTTTTTCCCATAAAAGAACAGTTATGTCTGGTTACTTGATTAGATTCaggtaagtttttatttttatttttgaccaGACTATTTCGTAGGTAGTGTGTACTTCTTAATTGCATCATATCAGAAGACACACAATGCTAGGTGTCTTTTTTATTAAGATTTATCACTGGTTTTTATGCCATCAGCTTATCAACTAGAAAGTTCTCTCAGGTTTTCACATGCTGATTTTATCAGCCATTAAAATTATTGCCTAATCATCACTCATTATGGGTAGTAAAATAGTGATTTTCTACATCTGTCGTTTCTTCTGCATTTGTCTAAAAAGAACTTTCCCATATCAATGGTTTAATTACCCTTATGTACAATTCATACAGGAAAGACAAGATACATACTTGAATCTTTGTCTTTACTAGTTTTCAGATGAGGGGGTTTAGTTTCCTCCTGATgttaccaagaaagtgaaagggattaaaataaaattctttataaagTGATTTTGCCTCCGCAGTGCTAAAAATAGCCCAACTGTAAATATAGTTTAATAATTTTTGCTGTTtgattttttaaggtatcattgataaacactcttatgaaggtataacataaaaaaatgtggttactacattcacccatattatcgatcCCTGtgcccataccccactgcagtcactgtccatcagtgcagtaagatgccacagagtcactacttgtcctctctgtgctacactgtcttccccatgatcccccacgccatgtgtactaatcataatgccccttaatccccttctccctacgtcccacccctcccctttggtaaccactagtcccttcttggagtctgtgagtctgatgttgttttgtgccttcagttttctttcactgttatactccacaaaacgagggaaatcatttggtatttgtctttctctgcttgacttattttgctgagcataatacccactagctccatcgatgttgttgcaaatcgtagggtttgtttccttcttatggataaacagtattccattgggtatatgcacgacatcttctttatccattcatttactgatggacacttaggttgcttccaaatcttgcctattgtaaatagtgctgcagtaaagcTAGGGGGCATATGTTGTTTTGAGTCTGAGAATTtcttttccttgggtaaattcccatgagtgagattcctgggtcaattggtatttctatagttttttggaggaacctccatattgatttccacatggttggactaattttcattcccaccagcagtttaggagggttcccctatctct encodes:
- the LOC118913821 gene encoding LOW QUALITY PROTEIN: mitochondrial calcium uniporter regulator 1-like (The sequence of the model RefSeq protein was modified relative to this genomic sequence to represent the inferred CDS: substituted 1 base at 1 genomic stop codon); amino-acid sequence: MMGSAALARRGGTWSCPPGLVLGIACATGVSRPSRGRVAALASSRREISPSAGSLQLEYKARDFTSSGSRKLYFGTHALVCLLKENGFTTQQAEIIVSVLVKTVEANMDIVYKDMVTKTQQEITLQQIMSQIANVKKDMIILERSEFSALRAENKKMKLELHQVKQQVMDEMIKVRTDNKLDFNLEKSRVKLYSLNERKLLEIKKEMVAFHAQQDRGVTQTGRXDTEVAGLKTMLESHKLDNIKYLAGSVFTCLTVALGFYRLWM